A portion of the Hydractinia symbiolongicarpus strain clone_291-10 chromosome 10, HSymV2.1, whole genome shotgun sequence genome contains these proteins:
- the LOC130662418 gene encoding polyamine-transporting ATPase 13A3-like, producing MPKKNANLLQYKVLCSDSPSSCEIIDHANENVSKCYGYKRNILKTMLFVLLSIMSAGFLLLIWYWKPDWRLYLTHSKCCLSMANKVLLKDNYGTKFVEAVVINRKGKINTKTASDLKLVDKYRYFWHKHLKYYYDEKSMSFLPVEMIDDGLTFYTIINRSHGASFEERKIALSWYGSNKIDVEVKSYIRLFFEECADPFYIFQVCSCILWFSDDYYYYAGAIVFISLTSIIVSIYQTRKHLQTLHDMIAKSSIVSVLQPNNEVIDIQSEDLVPGDVIVLPKHGSTLHCDAVLINGTVIVNESMLTGESIPVTKTPISKPQNNADNDNEVFDSVKHKRHTLFCGTEVLQTRYYGNEHVCAVVVKTGFTSMKGGLIRSILFPKPVDFQFFNDAIRFVAVLGIFALLGLIFSVYVLLQNHASVHDIVDKALDVITIAVPPALPAAMSVGTVYALQRLKKVHIFCISPSRVNICGKIKLFCFDKTGTLTEDGLDFCGIIRSNNHAFENLESSLFRSQSDHITMCMASCHSLTILDGNICGDPLDEKMFQATNWEIEEAGLTETERYGNIVPTIVKPRSSAVDSIRIKYLEDESLPLEVAIIKQFTFTSELQRMSVIVRRLGMKSMEVYVKGSPEMVASLCDSATIPSDFEECLMNYTKQGYRVLAMGYKMLSPKVHWHKVQHFQRSQAESDLHFLGFIVFKNVLKQETTPVIEQLYKAQIRPVMVTGDNILTAVSVARECGMIKPCEKIMSITMKEDTAGLHFNVIGELEHHIDVDSVNEEKFYSSTFLQRNYHLAVTGKVFSVIQSSYPLLYERLLVCGTIFARMLPDQKTMLVESLQQLGYGVGMCGDGANDCGALKRAHAGISLSEAEASVASPFTSKIPNISCVLHVIKEGRCALVTSFNIFKYMALYSMIQYSSVLMLYDISSNLSDLQYLYIDLFIIMPFAITMSRTGPSDTLVSQRPLGRLVHPVVLFSLILQIFTQTGFQVFVYLYAKTIPLTAYNSNNHSDILKIQNTALFVYTAFQYIIVALIFSVGRPYRKPFYSNIAFLISCVILTASNCVLTVKPIQFLQESFKIYSIDYGEYYMVIFGLLLCNLLCSHIIDNVLLDTKCIRRLLRWMQRKKGPKNKYKLILNDIANDRLWPPASSYAEKDMV from the exons ATGCCAAAAAAGAATGCAAATTTACTTCAGTACAAGGTTCTTTGTTCTGATTCGCCTTCATCGTGTGAGATCATTGATCATGCCAATGAAAATGTATCCAAATGTTATGGATATAAGCGCAACATCCTTAAGACAATGCTTTTTGTTCTCCTGAGCATTATGTCAGCTGGTTTTCTGTTGTTAATATGGTACTGGAAGCCAGATTGGAGATTGTATTTAACACATTCCAAATGTTGTTTAAGCATGGCAAATAAAGTTCTTTTAAAGGACAACTATGGCACAAAATTTGTTGAAGCAGTCGTGATCAATAGAAAGGGGAAAATAAACACCAAGACTGCATCTGACCTTAAGCTTGTGGATAAATATCGTTATTTTTGGCATAAACACCTAAAGTATTATTATGATGAAAAAAGTATGTCATTTCTACCTGTTGAGATGATTGATGATGGTCTAACCTTTTACACAATAATAAATAGGTCGCATGGAGCATCATTTGAAGAGCGAAAGATTGCTCTCTCCTGGTATGGTTCAAATAAGATTGATGTTGAGGTGAAATCCTACATTCGACTCTTTTTCGAGGAATGTGCAGatcctttttacatttttcaagTCTGCAGTTGCATCCTATGGTTTTCTGATGATTATTACTACTATGCAGGtgcaattgtttttatttcactgACCTCAATAATTGTCAGCATTTACCAAACCAGAAAGCATTTGCAGACCCTCCATGACATGATTGCAAAGTCATCAATCGTATCtgtgttgcagccaaataaTGAGGTGATCGATATTCAATCAGAGGATCTGGTGCCGGGGGATGTTATTGTTTTGCCAAAACATGGCTCCACCCTTCATTGTGATGCAGTTTTGATAAATGGCACCGTAATAGTCAATGAAAGCATGTTGACTGGAGAGAGTATACCAGTAACTAAAACGCCCATATCAAAGCCTCAAAATAATGCAGATAATGACAATGAAGTCTTTGATTCTGTCAAACATAAAAGACATACTTTGTTTTGTGGTACAGAAGTTTTACAAACAAGGTATTATGGCAATGAACATGTTTGTGCAGTTGTTGTGAAGACTGGTTTCACCTCAATGAAAGGTGGTCTTATAAGGTCAATACTTTTTCCGAAGCCTGTTGATTTCCAATTTTTTAATGATGCAATACGATTTGTTGCAGTGTTGGGTATATTTGCTTTGCTTGGTTTAATATTCAGTGTGTATGTGTTGTTACAGAATCATGCCTCAGTTCATGATATTGTTGATAAGGCACTAGATGTTATAACAATAGCTGTCCCTCCTGCCCTACCTGCAGCAATGAGTGTTGGAACAGTCTATGCATTGCAAAGGTTAAAAAAGGTTCATATATTTTGCATAAGTCCATCTCGTGTAAACATATGTGGAAAAatcaaattgttttgttttgataaaactGGTACTTTAACCGAGGACGGATTGGATTTTTGTGGTATTATTCGTTCTAATAATCATGCCTTCGAAAATTTGGAAAGCTCTTTATTTAGATCTCAATCAGACCATATAACGATGTGTATGGCATCGTGTCATTCATTGACTATCCTTGATGGAAATATATGTGGTGATCCACTGGACGAAAAAATGTTTCAAGCTACAAACTGGGAAATAGAAGAAGCTGGTTTAACAGAAACAGAAAGATATGGCAATATAGTGCCAACAATAGTGAAACCAAGAAGTTCTGCTGTTGACTCAATACGAATCAAATATCTTGAAGATGAAAGTTTGCCATTAGAAGTTGCTATCATTAAGCAATTCACATTCACTTCAGAGTTGCAACGAATGAGTGTTATTGTTAGACGACTTGGGATGAAAAGTATGGAGGTTTATGTTAAAGGCTCGCCTGAAATGGTGGCATCACTTTGTGATTCTGCCACTATACCTTCAGATTTTGAAGAATGTTTGATGAATTATACAAAGCAGGGATACAGGGTATTGGCTATGGGATACAAGATGTTAAGTCCAAAGGTGCATTGGCACAAGGTTCAACACTTCCAACGAAGCCAAGCAGAATCTGATCTCCATTTTCTAGGAttcattgttttcaaaaatgttttaaagcaAGAAACAACTCCAGTCATTGAACAACTTTACAAAGCTCAAATCCGGCCAGTCATGGTTACTGGCGACAACATTTTGACTGCTGTAAGTGTGGCAAGAGAATGTGGCATGATAAAACCGTGTGaaaaaatcatgtcaattaCGATGAAAGAAGATACTGCTGGTCTACATTTTAACGTGATTGGGGAGTTGGAACACCATATTGATGTTGACTCTGTGAatgaagaaaaattttattcttcAACATTTCTACAACGAAATTATCACTTAGCTGTCACAGGAAAAGTGTTTTCCGTCATCCAAAGTTCGTATCCGCTTTTGTATGAAAGACTGCTGGTGTGTGGTACTATATTTGCCAGAATGTTGCCAGATCAAAAAACAATGTTAGTTGAAAGTCTGCAGCAGTTAGGATATGGTGTAG GAATGTGTGGAGATGGTGCAAATGATTGTGGTGCATTGAAACGAGCACATGCTGGCATATCACTTTCTGAAGCAGAAGCATCTGTAGCTTCTCCGTTCACATCAAAAATCCCAAACATAAGCTGTGTTTTACATGTCATCAAAGAAGGAAGATGTGCTTTGGTGACTTCTTTTAACATTTTCAAGTATATGGCATTGTACAGTATGATACAGTACTCATCTGTTTTGATGTTATACGACATATCCTCCAATCTAAGCGACTTACAGTATCTCTACATTGATCTCTTCATCATTATGCCATTTGCTATCACTATGAGCAGAACCGGACCAAGTGATACACTTGTATCACAAAGACCTTTAGGACGTCTAGTGCATCCTGTTGTGCTGTTCTCgctaattttgcaaatttttacaCAAACAGGCTTTCAAGTGTTTGTTTACCTCTATGCCAAAACAATACCATTGACAGCTTATAACAGTAATAATCATTcagatattttgaaaattcaaaacaCAGCCTTGTTCGTTTACACTGCTTTTCAGTACATTATTGTGGCATTGATATTTTCAGTAGGTAGACCATATCGCAAGCCGTTCTATTCCAACATAGCCTTCCTCATCTCGTGTGTTATTTTAACAGCAAGCAATTGTGTGCTGACGGTAAAACCGATACAATTTTTACAAGaatcttttaaaatttacagCATAGATTATGGTGAATATTACATGGTGATTTTCGGACTTTTGCTTTGCAATTTGTTATGTTCGCATATCATAGACAATGTGTTGCTTGATACAAAATGTATCCGACGTCTGCTGCGATGGATGCAGCGCAAGAAAGGaccaaaaaacaaatataaattaatCCTGAATGACATTGCAAACGATAGATTATGGCCTCCAGCCTCATCATATGCTGAAAAGGATATGGTATGA